Proteins found in one Homalodisca vitripennis isolate AUS2020 chromosome 4, UT_GWSS_2.1, whole genome shotgun sequence genomic segment:
- the LOC124360600 gene encoding barH-like 1 homeobox protein, whose product MLADVMQQSTKTSFLIKDLLGDVLVNREVTEDSDCSEEEGEARTRLQHPLPLLLQHHSQLLTLNHDDSSANKNRKPRRRRTAFTHAQLAYLERKFRCQKYLSVADRSDVADALNLSETQVKTWYQNRRTKWKRQNQLRLEQLRQQASVEKELLHQPEASCCAPYQTPSSAACSFLTTAAAIFRNVTYVHGCPL is encoded by the exons ATGTTAGCCGACGTGATGCAGCAGTCCACCAAGACGTCCTTCCTCATCAAAGATCTCCTGGGAGACGTCCTCGTCAACAGAGAAG TTACAGAAGATTCTGACTGCTCAGAAGAGGAGGGAGAGGCACGAACCAGGCTGCAGCATCCATTGCCACTGTTGCTTCAGCACCACAGCCAGCTGCTGACACTGAACCATGACGACTCATCGGCCAACAAGAATCGCAAGCCACGCAGACGACGAACCGCCTTCACACATGCCCAGCTCGCTTACCTAGAGCGCAAGTTCCGCTGCCAGAAATACCTCTCCGTAGCCGACCGTAGTGACGTGGCCGACGCCCTCAATCTGTCCGAGACGCAGGTCAAGACCTGGTACCAAAACCGCAG AACCAAATGGAAGAGACAAAACCAACTACGCCTGGAGCAGCTGAGGCAGCAGGCGTCTGTGGAGAAGGAACTGCTGCACCAGCCTGAGGCCAGCTGTTGTGCACCTTACCAGACTCCTTCGTCCGCAGCCTGCAGCTTCCTCACCACCGCCGCCGCCATCTTCCGTAACGTTACTTATGTCCACGGCTGCCCTCTGTAA